Proteins from one Ananas comosus cultivar F153 linkage group 5, ASM154086v1, whole genome shotgun sequence genomic window:
- the LOC109710407 gene encoding ornithine carbamoyltransferase, chloroplastic: protein MLKSGDRSFQPFKGRTMAMIFAKPSMRTRVSFETGFFLLGGHAVYLGPDDIQMGKREETRDVARVLSGYNDIIMARVFAHQDILDLAAYASVPVINGLTDYNHPCQIMADALTIIEHIGHLEGTKVVYIGDGNNIVHSWLLLASIVPFHFVCACPRGFEPDEKTVEKARSAGISKIEITNDPKEAVKGADVVYSDVWASMGQKDEAEYRKQRFQGFQVDEALMEIAGPKAYFMHCLPAERGVEVTDGVIEAPNSIVFPQAENRMHAQNAIMLHLFGL, encoded by the exons ATGTTGAAATCAGGAGACAGATCTTTCCAACCATTTAAAGGAAGGACAATGGCTATGATATTTGCTAAGCCATCAATGAGAACACGTGTTTCATTTGAAACCGGATTTTTCTTGCTTGGCGGGCATGCCGTTTACTTAGGGCCTGATGATATCCAGATGGGCAAGCGTGAGGAGACCCGTGATGTTGCTCGCGTGCTTTCGGGATATAATGACATCATCATGGCCAGAGTTTTTGCTCACCAG GATATTCTGGACTTGGCAGCATATGCTTCAGTGCCAGTTATAAATGGGCTAACTGACTACAACCACCCATGCCAGATAATGGCTGATGCACTTACCATTATTGAACACATCGGTCATTTGGAAGGAACAAAG GTCGTTTATATTGGAGATGGGAACAACATCGTGCACTCGTGGCTTCTGTTGGCATCCATAGTGCCTTTCCACTTTGTTTGCGCTTGTCCACGTGGGTTCGAGCCAGACGAGAAAACAGTGGAGAAGGCGAGGAGCGCTGGAATAAGCAAGATCGAGATAACAAACGATCCCAAGGAAGCAGTAAAGGGAGCGGATGTGGTGTATTCAGATGTTTGGGCTAGCATGGGCCAAAAGGATGAGGCTGAATACAGAAAACAGCGGTTCCAAGGATTTCAG GTGGATGAAGCCCTAATGGAGATTGCAGGCCCAAAGGCCTATTTCATGCATTGCCTGCCGGCCGAAAGAGGGGTGGAAGTGACCGATGGCGTCATCGAGGCCCCGAACTCAATCGTCTTTCCCCAGGCCGAGAACCGTATGCACGCGCAGAACGCGATCATGCTCCACCTGTTCGGCctctga
- the LOC109710622 gene encoding uncharacterized protein LOC109710622 has translation MPTFTAIALDRLLEPGSRNASAKPPPAPPPPARAERLVPISSSARKVIPKRHVSPTLYATPESTPLPDSPSSASSFPPPSPYIINHKRRGPRLLKSLSQSDVGNIGAPPQLLPPLPLPLPLQPEQKLEVVNGNGAEEKSNGYRHEEKARRDDEQAKDPSSSDGIRGDEDSTKVVDVDVEKEGESEDFFDLQDSMSTVSNSENDDGNGADRSPKPTTPIGEFYDAFEEISSDGSARPSYRNIENELSQMRLNILMEIERRKQAEEALENLQSQWEKLSRQLSLVGLRLPAPPSIAEKGDQTGINPAEDLCQQITISRFVASAVGRGCSRAEVEAEMEPHIQLKNFEIARLWDRLQFYEAANREMSQRNQEAVEMARQQRHRRKRKQKWFWGSIGLAVTLGTAAIAWSYLPASRPEPNDGDDNTATMNTGRD, from the exons ATGCCGACCTTTACGGCGATCGCCCTGGATCGCCTTCTCGAGCCGGGGTCGCGGAACGCCTCCGCGAAGCCGCCTccggctccgccgccgcccgcgaGGGCGGAGAGGCTGGTGCCGATCTCGTCCTCGGCGAGGAAGGTGATACCGAAGCGGCACGTATCGCCGACGCTCTACGCCACGCCGGAGAGCACTCCGCTCCCCGACTCCCCCTCCTCGGCCTCCTCATTCCCGCCTCCGTCGCCCTACATCATCAATCACAAGCGCCGTGGGCCGCGGCTCCTCAAGAGCTTGTCCCAGAGTGATGTCGGCAACATCGGTGCCCCGCCGcagctgctgccgccgctgccactgccgctgccgctgcagCCGGAGCAGAAGCTCGAGGTGGTAAATGGAAACGGAGCGGAAGAGAAGTCCAATGGATATCGGCACGAAGAGAAGGCTCGAAGAGACGATGAACAAGCCAAGGATCCAAGCTCGAGTGATGGGATTAGGGGAGATGAGGATTCGACGAAGGTTGTTGATGTTGATGTAGAGAAAGAAGGGGAGAGCGAAGATTTCTTCGATTTGCAGGACTCGATGAGTACAGTTAGTAATTCGGAGAATGATGATGGAAATGGAGCCGACCGTTCACCGAAGCCGACCACACCTATTGGGGAATTCTACGATGCATTCGAAG AGATTTCTAGTGACGGATCTGCACGCCCTTCTTATCGAAATATCGAGAACGAGCTGAGTCAAATGAGATTGAATATACTAATGGAAATTGAGAGGAGGAAGCAAGCAGAAGAAGCACTTGAGAACTTACAAAGCCAGTGGGAGAAGCTCAGCCGCCAACTCTCACTCGTGGGTTTAAGGCTTCCAGCTCCTCCATCTATAGCAGAAAAGGGTGACCAAACAGGTATCAATCCAGCGGAGGATCTGTGCCAGCAAATCACTATTTCCCGGTTTGTGGCTTCTGCTGTTGGAAGGGGATGTTCTCGTGCAGAGGTTGAAGCAGAGATGGAGCCTCATATTCAATTGAAGAACTTTGAAATTGCGAGGTTGTGGGATCGGCTCCAGTTTTATGAAGCTGCAAACAGGGAGATGTCTCAAAGGAACCAAGAAGCTGTTG AAATGGCACGGCAGCAGCGGCATAGGCGGAAGAGGAAGCAGAAGTGGTTCTGGGGCTCCATCGGCCTCGCCGTCACCCTCGGCACTGCGGCCATTGCCTGGTCGTATCTCCCTGCTTCAAGACCCGAGCCTAACGACGGAGATGATAACACAGCCACCATGAACACCGGTCGCGACTAG
- the LOC109710803 gene encoding lipid phosphate phosphatase epsilon 2, chloroplastic — protein sequence MFSLSLSLPITPSALRPVSIRRGAPCSKDRILTSGPGAKSRFGKRFRASAESGRMAGAFGRSEGFDGISLGEAEAILGNGALSSSSSSSSSSVVSSPNSAWGSVESTINQMSKWIVAALFGLVILWKHDAEALWAAMGSVVNSWLSITLKRILNHERPSALRSDPGMPSSHAQSIFYAAIFAIFSLVYWLGTNILTITLGIAIVACGSYLSWLRVSQQLHTISQVLVGAVLGSTCGIVWFWMWHSFVFEAFIASIWVRILVVLGSAAFCAAFLIYVIRHWLQDEH from the exons ATGTTCTCTCTATCTTTATCCCTACCAATTACCCCCTCAGCTCTCCGACCCGTCTCGATCCGCCGCGGCGCCCCCTGTTCAAAAGATCGGATTTTGACATCCGGGCCGGGCGCAAAATCGCGGTTTGGGAAGCGATTCAGGGCTTCTGCTGAATCCGGGAGGATGGCGGGCGCTTTTGGGAGAAGCGAGGGTTTTGATGGGATCAGTTTGGGAGAAGCGGAAGCGATTCTGGGAAATGGGGCTttgtcgtcatcgtcgtcgtcatcgtcgtcgtcggtgGTTTCGAGCCCGAATTCGGCGTGGGGGAGCGTTGAATCGACCATAAATCAAATG AGCAAGTGGATAGTTGCCGCTCTTTTCGGCCTCGTCATTCTTTGGAAGCATGATGCGGAAGCCCTGTGGGCTGCGATGGGGTCGGTTGTAAATTCATGGCTTTCGATTACTTTGAAACGCATTCTAAATCACGAAAGGCCCTCGGCTTTGAGATCCGATCCTGGGATGCCGTCGTCGCATGCGCAATCCATCTTTTATGCCGCCATCTTCGCAATCTTCTCAT TGGTCTACTGGCTGGGGACCAACATTCTCACAATAACACTTGGGATTGCCATCGTAGCATGTGGTTCTTATCTT TCGTGGTTGCGGGTATCCCAACAACTCCACACCATAAGCCAAGTCCTCGTCGGCGCCGTGTTGGGGTCGACCTGCGGTATCGTATGGTTTTGGATGTGGCATTCGTTTGTATTCGAAGCATTCATCGCGTCTATATGGGTTCGGATTCTCGTGGTTTTGGGTTCAGCAGCATTCTGCGCGGCCTTCCTGATTTACGTGATTCGCCACTGGCTCCAGGATGAACATTGA